In one Oryza glaberrima chromosome 2, OglaRS2, whole genome shotgun sequence genomic region, the following are encoded:
- the LOC127764799 gene encoding uncharacterized protein LOC127764799: MSDERQEAVVVAEEAEQTKEMERVRGNSSSSKRSEPVDLVKEEKEEDGEDWFDALLRKLGHPFTVDEKGRSVPDPDWCPYAHGDPRHVLYVDRRNTPDVDMFAFILGQIPVDDADDREKGIWNASMVYMRAQNMSSEYDMVPNNLVLYPMMFEKRRWYHCNILGCKRLNDSTGEHSTQQRLFVELIINGGFIYNVLSCTKVDGDIDNNLCIACPPNSGIVHPPAGGFICGVSKDQKIFKVPFY, from the exons ATGTCTGACGAGAGACAGGAGGCTGTTGTTGTTGCGGAAGAAGCCGAGCAGACGAAGGAGATGGAGCGCGTGCGAGGTAATAGCAGCAGCAGTAAGCGCTCAGAGCCTGTGGATCTTGtcaaggaggagaaggaggaggatggggaggactGGTTCGATGCGTTGTTGAGAAAACTCGGCCACCCCTTCACCGTCGACGAGAAGGGCAGGTCCGTCCCAGATCCCGACTGGTGTCCCTACGCCCACGGAGATCCCAGACACGTGCTCTATGTTGATAGGAGAAACACCCCCGACGTCGATATGTTCGCTTTCATTCTCGGACAGAT ACCTGTGGATGATGCTGATGACAGGGAAAAGGGCATCTGGAATGCTTCTATGGTTTACATGAGAGCTCAAAACATG tCGTCAGAGTATGATATGGTTCCAAACAACTTGGTCTTGTATCCTATGATGTTTGAGAAGCGCCGTTGGTATCACTGTAACATCTTGGGATGTAAACGTTTAAACGATTCTACGGGGGAACACTCCACACAACAACGGCTTTTTGTTGAGCTTATCATTAATGGTGGATTCATCTACAATGTGCTTTCTTGCACCAAAGTTG ATGGTGACATCGACAACAATTTATGTATAGCTTGTCCGCCCAACAGTGGCATAGTTCATCCACCTGCAGGTGGATTTATTTGTGGGGTTTCGAAAGATCAGAAGATATTCAAGGTCCCCTTCTATTAA
- the LOC127764377 gene encoding BTB/POZ and MATH domain-containing protein 1-like, producing MLHPSPESHPTFRMTDICNTFSTIVAEAVSGSHVIKIAGYSRIKVLLRNGESLTSIPFSVAGHSWTIRFYPNGDSAESQDYLSFYLILDSANSYDVKVIFSFELLGKNGRSVSSYSFTTDLRTFSYKGSLWGYNKFIHQTVLEESSAHLRDDSFSIRCDIKVFKEIYSQETKGVHSKFVEVPPSNLHQHLGNLLDSMDGSDVVFEVREERFSAHRCVLAARSSVFKAELLGTMKEKADGAIQVDDMEPGVFKSLLHFIYTDSLDTMAQEDQSRDEASEEEDLVMAQHLLVAADRYNVERLKLICEEKLCESIDSSMVATSLALAEQHNCNGLKEACFEFLASPSNLLEMMASDGYDHLKTSCPAVLKELTTRFLPPETKASEEITIGLYN from the coding sequence ATGCTCCATCCATCTCCAGAATCACATCCTACCTTCAGAATGACAGACATCTGCAACACTTTCTCCACCATTGTCGCGGAGGCCGTGAGCGGGTCACATGTGATCAAGATAGCTGGGTACTCAAGAATCAAGGTGTTACTCCGCAACGGTGAGTCCCTGACATCCATCCCTTTCAGCGTTGCAGGCCACAGCTGGACCATCAGATTTTACCCCAACGGTGATTCCGCGGAGAGCCAAGATTACCTATCGTTCTATCTGATCCTTGACTCCGCCAATTCCTACGACGTGAAGGTGATTTTCAGCTTTGAGTTGCTTGGCAAGAATGGGAGATCAGTGTCGTCTTACAGCTTCACTACAGATCTCCGCACCTTCTCCTACAAAGGCTCATTGTGGGGATACAACAAGTTCATTCACCAAACGGTATTGGAAGAATCGTCAGCCCATTTAAGAGACGATTCGTTTTCCATCAGGTGTGACATCAAAGTGTTCAAGGAGATCTACAGCCAAGAAACCAAGGGTGTTCATAGCAAGTTTGTGGAGGTTCCTCCAAGCAACCTGCATCAACATCTAGGCAACCTCCTAGACAGCATGGATGGATCAGACGTGGTCTTCGAGGTCCGCGAGGAGAGATTCTCTGCTCATAGGTGCGTTCTTGCTGCTCGGTCATCGGTCTTCAAGGCCGAGCTTCTTGGCACCATGAAGGAGAAAGCCGATGGAGCCATTCAAGTCGATGATATGGAGCCTGGAGTGTTTAAGTCTTTGCTGCATTTCATTTACACCGATTCCCTGGACACGATGGCTCAAGAAGATCAGAGCAGAGACGAAGcaagcgaggaggaggatttggtgATGGCTCAGCATCTACTTGTCGCAGCGGACCGGTACAACGTCGAGAGACTGAAGCTGATATGCGAGGAGAAGCTATGCGAGAGCATTGACTCCAGCATGGTGGCAACCAGTTTGGCGTTAGCTGAGCAGCACAATTGCAATGGGCTCAAGGAAGCTTGCTTTGAGTTCCTTGCATCTCCTTCCAACCTACTGGAGATGATGGCAAGCGATGGTTATGACCATCTTAAAACCAGCTGCCCTGCTGTTCTCAAGGAGCTCACTACAAGATTTCTGCCTCCGGAAACGAAAGCATCAGAAGAGATAACCATTGGTCTGTATAATTAG